The Methanocella sp. genome includes a window with the following:
- a CDS encoding isoprenylcysteine carboxylmethyltransferase family protein produces MTTTGEVHKGVMVWAVKNSVFLLIIALVIIEGSGRLDWLMGWAYIVFMFVFVAVTGAVLYRLDPGLLAERSGPQEGSKRWDLALASLISVWLPLAICVIAALDKRLGWSQEIPPGAQAAGLALAAVGGLVIIWAMTANRYFSAVVRIQEDRGHRVATTGPYRWVRHPGYASMLLYYPGTALALGSLWAFVPVALIIVLMLLRTSLEDETLKKELPGYLDYTKKVKYRLIPGVW; encoded by the coding sequence GTGACCACAACCGGAGAGGTTCATAAGGGCGTAATGGTCTGGGCGGTCAAGAACTCCGTATTCCTGCTGATCATAGCGCTCGTCATCATCGAAGGCTCGGGTCGCCTGGACTGGCTCATGGGCTGGGCTTATATCGTGTTCATGTTCGTATTCGTCGCTGTGACGGGCGCCGTCCTTTACCGGCTTGACCCGGGACTGCTGGCCGAACGCTCGGGCCCCCAGGAAGGCTCCAAGCGATGGGACCTGGCGCTGGCAAGCCTCATTTCCGTCTGGCTTCCCCTGGCGATCTGCGTCATCGCGGCCCTGGATAAGAGGCTGGGGTGGAGCCAGGAAATCCCGCCCGGGGCCCAGGCTGCCGGCCTGGCGCTCGCGGCCGTGGGCGGATTGGTGATAATCTGGGCGATGACGGCGAACCGGTACTTTTCCGCCGTCGTCCGCATACAGGAGGACCGCGGGCACCGGGTGGCAACGACTGGGCCCTACCGGTGGGTCCGGCACCCCGGATATGCCAGCATGCTCCTGTATTATCCGGGAACGGCCCTGGCGCTGGGGTCCCTCTGGGCTTTCGTCCCGGTGGCGCTCATCATCGTATTGATGTTGCTGCGGACGTCCCTCGAGGATGAGACGCTGAAAAAGGAGCTCCCGGGGTACTTAGATTATACAAAAAAGGTCAAATACAGGCTTATACCGGGCGTATGGTAA
- a CDS encoding V-type ATP synthase subunit F, with protein sequence MEIAVIGKSDFTTGFRLAGVRKTYDVASDKDLEEKVRACMSDNSVGIVVLHADDAKRLPAALQKIVDESVEPTFIAIGGREESGLRDKIKRAIGVDLWK encoded by the coding sequence ATGGAGATAGCGGTCATTGGTAAGAGCGATTTCACGACGGGGTTCAGGCTTGCCGGAGTGAGGAAGACCTACGACGTGGCGAGCGATAAGGACCTGGAGGAGAAGGTCAGGGCGTGCATGTCCGATAATAGCGTGGGCATCGTGGTGCTGCACGCCGACGACGCGAAGAGACTTCCCGCGGCGCTCCAGAAGATAGTCGACGAGTCCGTGGAGCCGACGTTCATCGCCATCGGCGGCCGGGAAGAGAGCGGCCTCCGGGATAAGATCAAGAGGGCCATAGGCGTCGACCTGTGGAAATAG
- a CDS encoding ATP synthase subunit B, translated as MKEYKTISEIAGPLVFVKKTEPVSYNELVSIQLGDGTIKRGQVLDTSKDIVVVQVFEGTEGISRECGVKFLGEAIKMPVSKDMLGRILSGSGDPLDGGPAIIPEKRLDIVGAAINPYSRRQPKDFIQTGISTIDGMNTLVRGQKLPIFSGSGLPHNEIALQIARQAKVVGSTEPFAVVFCAMGITAEEAQTFMQDFERTGALERAVVFMNLADDPAIERIITPRLALTTAEYLAFENDMHVLVIYTDMTNYCEALRQIGAAREEVPGRRGYPGYMYTDLAQLYERAGMIDGKKGSITQVPILTMPGDDITHPIPDLTGYITEGQIVVQRDLHRKGIYPPINVSPSLSRLMNLGIGSGKTREDHKAVSDQCYSAYAEGKDLRGLVAIVGKDALSERDRKFLDFADIFEDRLVRQGREEDRSIEQTLDLMWDLLSTLPITELNKIDNKYIDKYHPAKKKAAA; from the coding sequence ATGAAGGAATATAAGACAATCAGCGAGATCGCCGGGCCTCTGGTGTTCGTCAAGAAGACCGAGCCCGTCAGCTACAACGAGCTCGTGTCCATACAGCTCGGGGACGGCACCATCAAGAGGGGCCAGGTGCTGGACACCTCGAAGGACATCGTCGTCGTACAGGTCTTCGAGGGCACGGAAGGCATCAGCCGCGAGTGCGGCGTCAAGTTCCTCGGCGAGGCGATCAAGATGCCCGTGAGCAAGGACATGCTCGGGCGCATCCTCTCGGGCTCGGGCGACCCGCTTGACGGCGGCCCCGCCATAATACCCGAGAAGCGGCTGGACATCGTGGGCGCGGCCATCAACCCGTACTCGCGGAGGCAGCCCAAGGACTTCATCCAGACCGGCATTTCGACCATCGACGGCATGAACACGCTGGTCAGGGGCCAGAAGCTGCCCATCTTCTCGGGCTCGGGCCTGCCCCACAACGAGATCGCCCTGCAGATCGCCCGTCAGGCGAAAGTTGTCGGCTCTACCGAGCCTTTCGCCGTCGTGTTCTGCGCGATGGGCATTACCGCCGAAGAGGCACAGACCTTTATGCAGGACTTCGAGAGGACCGGCGCCCTGGAGAGGGCGGTCGTCTTCATGAACCTTGCGGACGACCCGGCCATCGAGCGTATCATCACCCCGAGGCTGGCGCTTACCACCGCGGAGTACCTGGCATTCGAGAACGACATGCACGTGCTGGTCATCTACACCGATATGACCAACTACTGCGAGGCGCTGAGGCAGATCGGCGCCGCCCGTGAAGAGGTGCCCGGCAGGCGTGGCTACCCCGGCTACATGTACACCGACCTGGCACAGCTCTACGAGCGTGCCGGCATGATCGATGGCAAGAAGGGCTCCATCACGCAGGTGCCCATCCTGACGATGCCCGGCGACGATATCACCCATCCGATCCCCGACCTGACCGGGTACATCACGGAGGGCCAGATCGTGGTCCAGAGAGACCTGCACCGCAAGGGCATTTACCCGCCCATCAACGTGTCCCCGTCGCTATCCCGTTTAATGAACCTGGGCATAGGCTCCGGCAAGACCAGGGAAGACCACAAGGCGGTGTCGGACCAGTGCTACTCGGCCTATGCAGAAGGCAAGGACCTGAGGGGCCTGGTGGCCATCGTCGGCAAGGACGCCCTTTCCGAGAGAGACCGGAAGTTCCTGGATTTCGCCGACATCTTCGAGGACAGGCTGGTCCGGCAGGGCCGCGAGGAGGACCGGAGCATCGAGCAGACCCTCGACCTCATGTGGGATCTGCTCTCGACGCTGCCCATAACCGAGCTCAACAAGATCGATAACAAGTACATCGACAAGTACCACCCGGCGAAGAAGAAGGCCGCGGCATAA
- a CDS encoding DUF7544 domain-containing protein produces MTEWWAFKPISTAFEKTKKLLLEPFNAWTWLKLMVIVFFVGIGSGRIGNQFSNTMNYNTGSSDASNIRYAINSLLSNPAVITMLIIAAVLIVIVALIFAYLRNVFSFVLIRDLASGDVHVIKPMMENLGRGLRLFVFTLVAGIFTLAVVLAFIVVVVLAVLLAIKMGTASAAGIIATILAICLICLLILLMIIFCVTMGIFIGFTYDFVAPMVYFKGMGIVESWKWLWASIKKNWQQYGVYVITRWVLELGVGIVSLIILVPVSLIFIAVLVLGGLAAAAAVKTSIAITVLIGLVLLVVLALFILAILAISMPIAVYFRYYSLDVLRHIDPSAVAFSERFTPPPPTLPA; encoded by the coding sequence ATGACAGAATGGTGGGCTTTTAAGCCTATTTCAACGGCCTTCGAGAAGACTAAAAAACTCCTCCTGGAGCCGTTCAATGCCTGGACGTGGCTAAAGCTGATGGTCATAGTGTTCTTCGTGGGCATTGGGTCGGGCCGCATAGGCAACCAGTTCAGCAATACGATGAACTATAATACCGGATCATCGGACGCCTCGAACATAAGATATGCCATCAACTCGCTCCTCTCCAACCCCGCTGTCATCACGATGCTCATCATCGCGGCCGTCCTCATCGTCATCGTCGCGCTGATATTCGCTTACCTGCGCAACGTGTTCTCATTCGTCCTTATCCGGGACCTCGCCTCGGGCGACGTGCACGTCATCAAGCCTATGATGGAGAACCTGGGCAGGGGCCTGAGGCTCTTTGTCTTCACGCTGGTGGCGGGCATATTTACCCTGGCGGTCGTTCTTGCGTTCATCGTCGTTGTCGTCCTCGCGGTATTACTGGCGATAAAGATGGGAACGGCCTCGGCCGCGGGCATCATTGCCACGATACTGGCTATCTGCCTCATCTGCCTGCTCATACTTCTCATGATCATATTCTGCGTGACCATGGGAATATTCATCGGATTCACCTACGATTTCGTGGCCCCCATGGTATATTTCAAGGGCATGGGCATCGTCGAGTCGTGGAAATGGCTCTGGGCCTCCATTAAGAAGAACTGGCAGCAGTACGGCGTGTACGTGATCACGCGCTGGGTCCTTGAGCTGGGGGTCGGCATCGTTTCGCTGATCATCCTGGTGCCCGTGTCGCTCATCTTTATCGCGGTCCTCGTGCTCGGAGGCCTCGCCGCCGCCGCGGCGGTAAAGACCAGCATCGCTATCACCGTGCTCATCGGCCTGGTACTCCTGGTCGTGCTGGCCCTGTTCATCCTCGCCATACTGGCCATATCGATGCCCATCGCGGTGTACTTCCGGTACTACTCGCTCGACGTGCTCCGGCATATCGACCCGTCCGCCGTCGCGTTCTCGGAGAGGTTCACGCCTCCGCCGCCGACGCTGCCGGCCTGA
- a CDS encoding ATP synthase subunit A, with the protein MLQTGEIFRVAGPVVTAVGLQARMYDVAKVGKEGLMGEVIEIADDKTIIQVYEDTSGLRPGEPVENTGMPLSVELGPGLLTSIYDGIQRPLPILKDKMGNFIERGVTASGLPHDKKWQFTPTVKAGDKVAGGSIIGTVPETKSIVHKVMVSPLVGETTIKDIKAGEFTVDEIIGHLADGTEIKLLQKWPVRKPRPFTEKLRPDIPLVTGQRILDCLFPIAKGGTAAIPGPFGSGKTVTQQQLAKWSDAEIVVYIGCGERGNEMTEVLSEFPHLTDPKSGNPLMDRTVLIANTSNMPVAAREASVYTGITIAEYYRDMGYGVSLMADSTSRWAEAMREISSRLEEMPGEEGYPAYLAARLSQFYERSGRVITKMGKEGSVSVIGAVSPPGGDFSEPVTQNTLRIVKVFWALDAKLAQRRHFPAINWLNSYSLYQDSLKEWYTKNIGADWNALKAEAMELLQRESELQEIVQLVGSDALPEDQQLTLEIARMIREYFLQQNAYHEVDTFCSLKKQYMMMGEILAFGRLARKALAAGVPIPKILSLKSKNDLAKVKFEPDFEKYLNNIDNEMKAEFKALEAA; encoded by the coding sequence ATCTTGCAAACAGGAGAAATATTCAGAGTTGCCGGCCCGGTCGTCACCGCCGTCGGGCTCCAGGCCCGAATGTACGACGTGGCCAAGGTCGGCAAGGAGGGTCTCATGGGCGAGGTCATCGAGATCGCCGATGATAAGACCATCATTCAGGTTTACGAGGACACGTCCGGCCTCAGGCCCGGCGAGCCCGTGGAGAACACGGGCATGCCTCTGTCCGTTGAGCTCGGCCCGGGATTATTAACGTCCATCTACGACGGCATCCAGAGGCCGCTGCCCATTTTAAAAGACAAGATGGGCAACTTCATCGAGCGTGGCGTCACGGCGAGCGGGCTGCCCCACGATAAGAAGTGGCAGTTCACGCCCACGGTGAAAGCCGGCGACAAGGTCGCCGGAGGCAGCATCATCGGCACGGTACCCGAGACGAAGAGCATCGTCCACAAGGTCATGGTGTCCCCGCTGGTCGGCGAGACCACTATCAAGGACATCAAGGCCGGCGAGTTCACCGTCGACGAGATCATCGGCCATTTAGCCGACGGCACGGAAATAAAGCTACTGCAAAAGTGGCCCGTCCGTAAGCCCAGGCCTTTCACTGAAAAGCTCAGGCCCGACATTCCGCTGGTCACCGGCCAGAGGATCCTGGACTGCCTGTTCCCGATCGCCAAGGGCGGGACGGCGGCCATCCCCGGCCCGTTCGGCAGCGGCAAGACCGTCACCCAGCAGCAGCTCGCCAAGTGGTCGGACGCGGAGATCGTGGTCTACATCGGCTGCGGAGAGCGCGGCAACGAGATGACCGAAGTGCTTTCCGAGTTTCCCCACTTAACCGACCCGAAGAGCGGCAATCCGCTCATGGACAGGACCGTCCTCATCGCGAACACCTCCAACATGCCCGTCGCGGCAAGAGAGGCTTCCGTTTATACCGGCATCACCATCGCGGAATACTACCGTGACATGGGCTACGGCGTCTCGCTGATGGCCGACTCCACCAGCAGGTGGGCCGAGGCCATGCGTGAAATATCCAGCCGTCTCGAGGAGATGCCCGGCGAAGAAGGCTATCCGGCATACCTGGCGGCACGATTATCCCAGTTCTACGAGAGATCGGGCCGTGTCATCACCAAGATGGGCAAGGAAGGCAGCGTCTCGGTCATCGGCGCCGTCAGCCCGCCCGGCGGAGACTTCTCCGAGCCGGTCACGCAGAACACGCTCCGTATCGTCAAGGTCTTCTGGGCGCTGGACGCCAAATTAGCCCAGCGCAGACACTTCCCGGCCATCAACTGGCTGAACAGCTACTCGCTGTACCAGGACAGCCTGAAGGAGTGGTATACGAAGAACATAGGCGCCGACTGGAACGCATTAAAAGCCGAGGCCATGGAGCTCCTGCAGAGAGAGTCTGAGCTCCAGGAGATCGTGCAGCTCGTCGGCTCCGACGCGCTTCCCGAAGACCAGCAGCTTACGCTCGAGATCGCCCGCATGATAAGAGAGTACTTCCTGCAGCAGAACGCCTACCACGAGGTCGACACGTTCTGCAGCCTCAAGAAGCAGTATATGATGATGGGCGAGATATTAGCGTTCGGCAGGCTGGCGAGGAAGGCGCTTGCGGCCGGAGTGCCCATCCCTAAGATCCTGTCGTTAAAATCCAAGAACGACCTGGCCAAGGTCAAGTTCGAGCCGGACTTCGAGAAGTACCTTAACAACATCGATAACGAGATGAAAGCCGAGTTCAAGGCCCTGGAGGCGGCATAA
- the hisF gene encoding imidazole glycerol phosphate synthase subunit HisF, translating to MLTKRVIPCLDVVLGERGGCVVKGVEFVNLRNAGDPVELAKRYNEQGADELVFLDITASHEGRKTMIDVIERTADEVFIPMTVGGGIKSIEDIRSILRAGADKITVNTTAVKDPSFIKKSSDIFGAQCIVAAIDCRSNTNIGDPNAVNVIENKSGRPAWYEVVIYGGRTPTGIDAIEWARKVEELGSGEIMLTSMDTDGTKDGYDLPITRAISHAVRIPVIASGGAGNVEHMYEAFSYADADAALAASIFHYGEYTIGQAKEYLRSKGVPVRL from the coding sequence ATGCTCACCAAGAGGGTCATTCCCTGCCTGGACGTGGTTTTGGGAGAACGCGGCGGATGCGTGGTCAAGGGCGTGGAGTTCGTCAACCTGCGGAACGCGGGGGACCCCGTCGAGCTTGCAAAAAGGTACAACGAGCAGGGCGCGGACGAGCTGGTTTTCTTAGATATAACCGCCTCGCACGAGGGCCGGAAGACCATGATCGACGTCATCGAGCGCACGGCCGACGAGGTCTTCATCCCCATGACCGTGGGCGGCGGCATCAAGAGTATCGAAGACATCCGGTCTATCCTGCGGGCTGGGGCGGACAAGATAACCGTGAACACGACGGCTGTCAAGGACCCCTCTTTCATCAAAAAGTCCTCGGACATCTTCGGCGCCCAGTGCATCGTGGCCGCCATCGACTGCCGGAGCAACACTAATATCGGGGACCCGAACGCCGTTAACGTCATAGAGAACAAGTCCGGGAGGCCGGCCTGGTACGAGGTCGTCATCTACGGCGGCCGGACGCCCACGGGCATCGACGCCATCGAGTGGGCCAGAAAGGTCGAGGAGCTGGGCAGCGGTGAGATCATGCTGACAAGCATGGACACTGACGGCACCAAGGACGGCTATGACCTGCCCATTACGAGGGCCATATCCCATGCGGTCAGAATCCCGGTCATCGCCTCGGGGGGAGCCGGGAACGTCGAGCACATGTACGAGGCTTTTTCATACGCGGACGCGGACGCCGCGCTGGCCGCGAGCATATTCCATTACGGGGAATACACGATCGGCCAGGCTAAAGAGTATTTACGCTCAAAGGGCGTGCCCGTGAGGCTCTAG
- a CDS encoding APC family permease: MRGRGPGHDAHTGAAFGVLRLLYGGSCTAHTKSVNGEDKKPLRLPDLVSLGVGGTIGSGIFVVPAVSAAMAGPSSLLAWALCAVSFGCVLACLMWLSRRYADTGAFYTLFTKAFSERLSGAIIVCYILSGILGVATIAAAIGDSVSVGIPAPVLEALVVIAFGMLNLLGVALSAWVEDALTILKILPLLIITLLLLPFISESNFIPFSPHGSLAFLSSAVVVYWCFTGFELSAIPSKPVNDPDRAVPLSLLYVFAIVTAIYLSLNFSLIGSVGSEALASTASPISYAVEHFYSGWGVVVLAIAMISMLSALNAYLLGTSLVMESFFGRYNPAFARESRWHVPVLAVLICTAVTAILLLIMNRFVFLASASVISTLIPYVFLCVAAFRLIDSRWVKATAIVGIVSTATVLITSFI; the protein is encoded by the coding sequence ATCCGTGGCCGCGGTCCTGGCCACGATGCTCATACTGGTGCCGCTTTCGGCGTTCTACGGCTACTATACGGAGGAAGCTGTACGGCGCATACGAAAAGCGTAAATGGCGAGGATAAAAAGCCGCTGAGGCTGCCGGACCTCGTCAGCCTGGGCGTGGGCGGCACGATAGGCTCGGGCATCTTCGTTGTGCCCGCGGTCTCCGCCGCCATGGCCGGGCCGAGCTCGCTGCTCGCATGGGCGCTCTGTGCCGTATCCTTCGGCTGCGTCCTCGCCTGCCTGATGTGGCTGTCCCGGCGCTATGCCGACACGGGCGCGTTCTACACGCTGTTCACGAAGGCTTTCAGCGAGAGGTTATCGGGCGCCATCATCGTCTGCTATATCCTGTCGGGCATCCTGGGCGTGGCCACCATCGCGGCCGCCATCGGCGACAGCGTGAGCGTCGGCATTCCGGCGCCGGTCCTCGAGGCGCTCGTCGTCATCGCCTTCGGCATGCTGAACCTGCTTGGAGTGGCGCTGTCCGCCTGGGTGGAGGACGCATTGACCATCCTGAAAATCCTTCCCCTGCTCATCATCACTCTCCTGCTATTGCCCTTCATCAGCGAGAGTAATTTCATCCCCTTCAGTCCCCATGGGAGCCTGGCCTTTTTAAGCAGCGCGGTGGTCGTTTACTGGTGCTTCACCGGCTTCGAGCTCTCCGCCATACCGTCGAAGCCCGTGAATGACCCCGACAGGGCCGTGCCGCTGTCGCTCCTCTACGTGTTCGCCATCGTCACGGCCATATATCTCTCGCTTAACTTTTCATTGATAGGCAGCGTGGGCAGCGAGGCCCTGGCGTCCACCGCCTCGCCGATATCGTACGCGGTCGAGCACTTCTACTCAGGCTGGGGCGTCGTCGTCCTCGCCATCGCCATGATCTCGATGCTCTCCGCCCTGAACGCCTACCTCCTCGGCACGTCCCTCGTGATGGAGAGCTTTTTCGGCCGTTACAACCCGGCATTCGCCCGGGAAAGCCGCTGGCATGTGCCGGTCCTCGCAGTGCTTATCTGTACGGCCGTTACAGCCATATTACTATTGATCATGAACCGCTTCGTGTTCCTGGCCAGCGCCTCGGTCATCAGTACCCTTATCCCTTATGTATTCCTGTGCGTCGCCGCGTTCAGGCTCATCGATAGTCGCTGGGTCAAGGCGACGGCCATCGTCGGCATCGTATCCACTGCGACCGTCCTCATCACGTCTTTTATTTAA
- a CDS encoding putative sulfate/molybdate transporter — MAEPKFTLPELTGSMADLGTIIPFILIAVSLSGMKLGPILLMFGLYYVITGLIYRLPVAVEPLKVVGALIVSAGLTQGEIVGAGLFVGVVFLFIGATGLIDYIAKIFPLSIIRGVQLGLALLLLLKGGQYIYGDLLIGIAAVCIFSLSLLWNRDHDNLSFPGALIIFALGIAYGLYVHGIPPVSISLPLELYVPGVSEVLSGIYKAGIAQVPLTLTNAVLATSLLASDLFREKISNRKLCVTIGVTDLIAPLLGGLPMCHGAGGMAAHYRFGARTGGADIMIGAIFVALSFIATSAMLNVIPLGIMGTLLFFAGAELLRSAIKTDVWPVTLGMGAVTLLVDPTIGLAAGILLYVIYLCYRQLRKKPTNPVPDPKI; from the coding sequence ATGGCCGAGCCAAAGTTCACGCTGCCAGAGCTGACCGGGTCCATGGCCGACCTGGGGACGATCATCCCTTTTATTTTGATAGCCGTGAGCCTTTCCGGCATGAAACTCGGCCCTATACTGCTGATGTTCGGCCTCTACTACGTGATCACGGGGCTGATCTACAGGCTCCCCGTGGCCGTCGAGCCCCTCAAGGTCGTCGGGGCGCTCATCGTGTCGGCGGGCCTAACGCAGGGCGAGATCGTAGGCGCCGGGCTCTTCGTGGGCGTGGTGTTTTTATTTATCGGCGCCACGGGGCTCATCGACTACATCGCGAAAATATTTCCCCTGAGCATTATACGCGGCGTCCAGCTCGGCCTGGCATTGCTACTGCTTTTAAAAGGGGGCCAGTACATCTACGGGGACCTGCTCATCGGCATCGCAGCCGTCTGCATATTTTCCCTGTCCCTGCTATGGAATCGCGATCACGATAACCTGAGCTTCCCGGGGGCTCTCATCATCTTCGCCCTGGGCATCGCCTACGGCCTCTACGTTCACGGCATCCCTCCCGTCAGCATCAGCCTGCCCCTGGAGCTTTACGTGCCCGGCGTCAGCGAGGTTTTGAGCGGCATCTACAAGGCCGGCATCGCCCAGGTGCCGCTGACGCTCACGAACGCCGTGCTCGCGACCAGCCTGCTGGCATCCGACCTGTTCAGGGAAAAGATATCCAACAGGAAATTATGCGTGACCATCGGCGTTACGGACCTGATCGCGCCCCTCCTGGGCGGCCTGCCCATGTGTCACGGCGCCGGCGGCATGGCCGCCCACTACCGGTTCGGCGCCAGGACGGGCGGCGCGGACATCATGATAGGCGCCATCTTCGTCGCCCTCTCGTTCATCGCCACGTCCGCCATGCTGAACGTTATCCCTCTCGGCATCATGGGCACGCTGCTCTTTTTCGCCGGCGCGGAGCTCCTGCGCAGCGCCATAAAAACAGACGTCTGGCCCGTGACTCTGGGAATGGGCGCCGTTACGCTTCTCGTGGACCCGACCATAGGCCTGGCAGCCGGTATCCTGCTATACGTCATATACCTGTGCTATAGACAATTGAGGAAAAAGCCTACTAATCCCGTGCCCGATCCAAAAATATAA
- a CDS encoding MazG nucleotide pyrophosphohydrolase domain-containing protein: MDIREFQRLMKVIYGANDSERGLQKTQLWFYEECGELAEAMRKNDKKAIEEEMADVFAWMVSLANMLDVDVERACLEKYPMTCPRCGSSPCKCQDK, from the coding sequence ATGGACATACGTGAATTTCAGCGGCTGATGAAGGTGATATACGGCGCAAACGACTCGGAAAGGGGCCTCCAGAAAACCCAGCTCTGGTTCTACGAGGAATGCGGCGAGCTCGCCGAGGCCATGCGTAAAAACGATAAGAAGGCCATCGAGGAAGAGATGGCCGACGTGTTCGCCTGGATGGTCTCCCTGGCCAACATGCTGGACGTCGACGTGGAGAGAGCCTGCCTGGAAAAGTACCCCATGACATGCCCCAGGTGCGGCAGCTCTCCCTGCAAGTGCCAGGACAAGTGA
- a CDS encoding V-type ATP synthase subunit C, with the protein MLFRRSAGAGNYPYATARVKARKAFLFPRDTYLKMLQMDLPEISRFIGESKYKDEIDELATKYAGIDLMEYALNLNLARDFRDIMSFCEGDLKLLIGSYLNRWDTWNIKTILRGKSFGASEDEIRETLVPAGSLSMQKLNDLIRKNTIADVVDGLAGTIFHDSLTAALEEYNKTHLLSAFENALDRTYYANLMSIKILNSKADELFINFIKHEIDSVNLRTLFRLKRENVEQDRITAYMIPGGSKFGMDDLRKLAQAPSYNEFLSMLKEYKLPEELQPAIQKSQETGSLNSVEIALRKALIADGEKISHLYPLSVTPILGYIVRKNTEVNNLRIIARGKESHLSDEVIKSQLVI; encoded by the coding sequence ATGTTATTTAGGCGAAGCGCGGGTGCGGGTAACTATCCCTATGCGACGGCCAGGGTCAAGGCCCGCAAGGCCTTCCTGTTCCCCCGGGATACGTACCTGAAGATGCTGCAGATGGACCTGCCCGAGATCAGCCGCTTCATCGGCGAAAGCAAGTATAAGGACGAGATCGACGAGCTGGCGACGAAGTACGCCGGCATTGATCTGATGGAGTACGCGCTGAACTTGAACCTGGCGCGGGACTTCCGCGATATCATGAGCTTCTGCGAGGGCGACCTCAAGCTCCTCATCGGCTCGTACCTCAACCGGTGGGATACCTGGAACATCAAGACCATCCTCCGGGGCAAAAGCTTCGGCGCCTCCGAGGACGAGATCCGCGAGACGCTCGTGCCCGCGGGGAGCCTCAGCATGCAGAAGCTGAACGACCTCATCCGGAAGAACACTATCGCCGACGTGGTCGACGGGCTGGCCGGCACCATATTCCACGACTCGCTCACGGCGGCGCTTGAAGAGTACAATAAGACCCACTTGCTGTCGGCGTTCGAGAACGCCCTCGATAGGACATACTACGCGAACCTCATGTCGATCAAGATACTCAACTCGAAGGCGGACGAGCTTTTCATCAACTTCATCAAGCACGAGATCGACAGCGTTAACCTCCGGACCCTCTTCCGGCTCAAGCGGGAGAACGTCGAGCAGGACAGGATCACGGCCTACATGATCCCGGGGGGCTCGAAGTTCGGCATGGACGACCTGAGGAAGCTGGCGCAGGCGCCGAGCTACAACGAGTTCCTGAGCATGCTCAAGGAATATAAGCTGCCGGAGGAGCTGCAGCCGGCCATTCAGAAGTCGCAGGAAACTGGCTCCCTCAACTCGGTCGAGATCGCGCTCCGTAAGGCCCTCATCGCCGACGGCGAGAAGATATCGCACCTCTACCCGCTCTCGGTGACGCCTATATTAGGCTACATCGTGCGGAAGAACACCGAGGTCAACAATCTTCGCATCATCGCCCGCGGCAAGGAGTCCCACCTCAGCGACGAGGTCATCAAGAGCCAGCTGGTGATATGA
- a CDS encoding V-type ATP synthase subunit D, translated as MAIKDNIKPTRSELLELKKKIVLSQSGHKLLKMKRDGLILEFFEIMEKARNARSELMKSYDDAATKIAIARAVEGVVAVRSAAFSLTEKPEISLESKNVMGVIVPKIESSGVQKPILNRGYGIINTSSRIDEAAQAYERLVEQIIISAEIESAMKKLLDDIEKTKRRVNALEFKVIPEQLEAEQFIKLRLEEMERENTFRLKKVKD; from the coding sequence ATGGCTATTAAGGACAACATCAAGCCCACTCGCTCCGAGCTGCTTGAGTTGAAGAAGAAGATCGTCCTGTCGCAGAGCGGCCACAAGCTGCTCAAGATGAAGCGGGACGGGCTCATCCTGGAGTTCTTCGAGATCATGGAGAAGGCCCGGAACGCCCGCAGCGAGCTCATGAAGAGCTACGACGACGCGGCGACCAAGATAGCCATTGCCCGGGCTGTGGAGGGCGTCGTGGCGGTCAGGTCCGCCGCGTTCTCCCTGACGGAGAAGCCGGAGATCAGCCTCGAGAGTAAAAACGTGATGGGCGTCATCGTGCCCAAGATCGAGTCCTCGGGCGTGCAGAAGCCCATCCTGAACCGCGGGTACGGCATCATCAACACCAGCTCCAGGATAGACGAGGCGGCCCAGGCCTACGAGCGGCTCGTGGAGCAGATCATCATCTCCGCAGAGATCGAGTCGGCCATGAAGAAGCTGCTGGACGACATCGAGAAGACCAAGCGAAGGGTGAACGCTCTCGAGTTCAAGGTGATCCCGGAGCAGCTCGAAGCTGAGCAGTTCATAAAGCTCCGGCTCGAGGAGATGGAACGCGAAAACACGTTCCGCCTGAAGAAAGTCAAAGACTAG